A section of the Callospermophilus lateralis isolate mCalLat2 chromosome 14, mCalLat2.hap1, whole genome shotgun sequence genome encodes:
- the Fam110c gene encoding protein FAM110C, producing MRALPAQDASAGEQPPPPDSEAWRDPHAVRPARRSAVERLAADRAKFVRGLPGAHLDPASQSRSPGTPAGQRCDPAAAARVPAPVARRSIARKSLRPDSLVIYRQKCEFVRGPGTDGPRGGLVKKLFQGPSKDKAPESFQTPGAGEESHAGGREAAPAKPSLVTASAAPVRAAGPKPGDPALPSAATPGGQTSCAGKELLVARRRGLQRSQSDLSSRYSLAKAEFDTFFLYCGLDPEVVEALGKDNFSAGSDCVALKVRSVSVATSDSGFSRHSDEVNDGLQEEELVEQVPSTTSVVERNARIIKWLYTCKKAKETPSQGPA from the coding sequence ATGCGCGCTCTGCCTGCCCAGGACGCGTCTGCCGGCGAGCAGCCGCCTCCCCCGGACTCCGAGGCCTGGCGGGACCCGCACGCGGTGCGGCCCGCGCGCAGGAGCGCGGTGGAGAGGCTCGCTGCGGACCGCGCCAAGTTCGTTCGAGGCCTGCCGGGGGCCCATTTGGACCCCGCTTCTCAGAGCCGCAGCCCCGGGACGCCCGCGGGGCAGCGCTGTGACCCGGCTGCTGCGGCCCGCGTCCCCGCGCCGGTGGCGCGCAGGTCTATCGCGCGGAAGTCTCTGAGGCCCGACTCACTGGTCATCTACCGGCAGAAATGCGAGTTCGTCCGAGGGCCGGGTACCGACGGCCCCAGGGGAGGCCTGGTGAAGAAACTTTTCCAGGGACCCAGCAAAGACAAGGCGCCAGAGTCCTTCCAAACGCCCGGGGCCGGGGAGGAGAGCCACGCTGGCGGCAGGGAGGCCGCACCCGCAAAGCCTTCCCTGGTGACTGCGTCTGCGGCCCCAGTCCGTGCCGCGGGCCCAAAGCCCGGGGACCCCGCCCTGCCTTCAGCAGCGACCCCAGGGGGCCAGACTTCCTGCGCTGGTAAGGAGCTGCTGGTGGCCAGACGTCGGGGGCTTCAGCGCTCGCAGTCAGACCTCAGCTCCCGCTACTCCCTGGCCAAGGCCGAGTTTGACACCTTCTTCCTGTACTGCGGCCTGGATCCCGAGGTGGTAGAGGCTCTTGGGAAGGACAACTTCTCCGCAGGGTCCGATTGTGTCGCCCTCAAGGTGCGTAGCGTAAGTGTGGCCACTTCCGACAGTGGCTTCTCTCGGCACAGCGACGAGGTCAACGATGGGctgcaggaggaggagctcgtAGAGCAGGTGCCCAGCACTACCTCCGTGGTCGAGAGGAATGCCCGCATCATTAAGTGGCTGTACACCTGCAAGAAGGCCAAGGAGACCCCCAGCCAGGGACCTGCTTGA